A region of the Candidatus Thiopontia autotrophica genome:
AGTCTGACGGACTTATAGATATATCCAGGCTGGAGGCAGCTCTGCGTGATGACACAATTCTGGTCTCCATTATGCACGTTAATAACGAGATTGGGGTGGTGCAGGACCTGGAGGCAATTGGAAAGTTAACGCGCGAACGCAAAATTTTCTTCCATTCAGATGCGGCACAGAGTGCTGGCAAGGTGGAGATTGATGTAAACAGAATGAATATTGACCTGATGTCATTCTCGGCACATAAGGTTTATGGCCCCAAGGGTGTTGGTGCTCTCTATGTTAGACGCAAGCCGCGTGTAAGGCTGGAGGCACAGATGCATGGCGGTGGTCATGAGCGTGGCATGCGCTCCGGAACGCTTGCTGTACATCAGATTGCAGGAATGGGCGAGGCCTTCCGTATCGCAAAAGAGGAGATGGCAGAGGAGTCAGTTCGTCTGGAGGCTCTGCGTGACCGTTTCCTTGATGGCATCAAGGAGATGGAAGAGGTCTATGTCAACGGAGATCTCAAGAACCGTGTTCCTGGAAACATAAATGTCAGTTTCAATTTTGTAGAGGGTGAATCATTGATGATGGCACTAAACAGGCTGGCAGTATCCTCCGGATCTGCCTGTACCTCAGCCAGCCTTGAACCATCTTATGTGCTGCGCGCAATCGGGAGAAATGATGAGTTGGCGCATAGCTCTATCCGTTTTACCTTCGGCCGTTTTACTACCGAGGATGAGGTTGATGAAGCAGTCTCTCTGGCTGTTCATCATGTAAATAAACTGCGCGAGCTATCACCATTATGGGATATGTACAAGGATGGTATCGACCTTAGTACAGTACAGTGGGCGGCACACTGAATACACTCCACAGAGACTAGGAATTAGAGATGGCAATTACAATGACATCTGCAGCAGCAGAACGGGTTAAGAGTTTTCTGGATAATCGTGGCCAGGGTGTTGGCCTGCGCCTTGGAGTAAAAACATCTGGATGTTCCGGTATGGCCTATGTGCTCGAGTTTGTCGATGAGGTTGAGGATGATGACCAGATATTTGAGCTGGATGGTGTCAAGATAATCGTTGACCCAAAGAGTATGGTATATCTGGATGGTACAGAGCTGGATTACGGGAAAGAGGGGCTGAACGAGGGCTTTCAGTTCAATAACCCTAATGTAAAAAACAGCTGTGGGTGTGGTGAGAGCTTTAATGTTTGAGCCTTATGGATCTTACAACCAACTACTTCGAACTGTTTGGGATTCCTGTCAGCTACTCAGTTGACAAGGGAAGGCTTGCGGAAAGTTATCGTGAGCTACAACAGTTGTTTCATCCTGATCGCTTTGCCAGCTCTTCAGCACAAGAGCGCAGACTTTCGCTGCAGATGGCCTCGAGGATCAATGAAGGAAACCGTGTGTTACGCGACCCGATTGAGCGGGCACGTTATCTCTTGGAGCTGAATGAAGTCGATCTGGGTACAGATGGAGAGACTCTTCGTGACAACCAGTTTCTGCTGGAGCAGATGGAGCTGCGTGAGGAGCTGGATGAGATCCAGCACGGCAGTGATCCAGGGAGTGCTCTTGACCGCTTTGTAATGCAGATGGATGAGCGCATCAGAGAACAGGGTGAACAATTTACCCGGCAATGGGAGAGCTCGCATGAAGAGGCACGTCAAACTATCCAGAGAATGCAATTCTTCAGCCGTCTCTACCATCAGGCAGAAACCATGCTGGATGATTTAATTTAAGAGGTCTCCATGGCACTGTTACAGATTTCCGAACCTGGACAATCGTCCGCACCACATCAGCATCATCTTGCAGCAGGGATTGATTTGGGCACAACCAATTCATTGGTTGCCTCTGTGCGTAGTGGATCTGCCGAAACCCTGCCAGATGATAATGGAGAGCATATGCTTCCATCTGTAGTTAGATATCATGCAGGGTCGAAAGCCCCAACCGTTGGATATTTAGCGCGTGAATCTGCTGTAGATGACCCAATTAATACACTAGTGTCAATCAAGCGCATCATGGGCAAGAGTGTTGAAGAGCTTAAAGACGTATCAAGGCAGTATCCATACTCGTTTATTGAGACCCAATCATCAGTCCCAAGAATCAAGACAGCTGCAGGTGCGGTTAGCCCTATTGAGGTTTCGGCAGAGATCCTCTCTGTTCTCAACAGACGTGCAGAAAGTACTCTGGGTAGTGATCTGGAGGGGGTTGTTATTACAGTTCCTGCATACTTTGATGATGCGCAGCGTCAGGCAACCAAGGATGCTGCAAAATTGGCAGGATTGAATGTGTTGCGCCTGCTTAACGAGCCAACTGCAGCAGCAGTTGCATATGGCCTGGATTCACAGCCAGAGGGGATCCATGCCGTTTATGATTTTGGTGGAGGCACCTTTGATATCTCAATTCTGCGCCTGACCCGTGGGGTTTTTGAGGTGCTCTCAACTGGTGGTGATGCGGTGTTGGGCGGAGATGACATGGATCATCTGGTTGCGGAGTGGATGAGTAGAGAGGCAGGAGATGAGACCTTGTCTCTTCAGTATCTGTTGACAGAGGCCCGCAATGCAAAGGAGGCATTGACCAAATCTGAAGAGGTTGAATTGACTCTGCAACATGGTAATTCAGCGGTGTGGCAGGGGGTGCTTACAAGAGAGCAATTTGATGAGCTGGTTGCGCCAGTTGTTAAGAAGACCATGAGAATTGTGCGACGCGCAATACGTGATGCCGGTGTAGAGAGAGATGAGATTAACGAGATAGTGTTGGTTGGAGGTTCTACAAGAGTTCCTCTGGTTAGAAAAGAGATGGAGACGTTTTTTGAGCAGACTCCACTGCAGGGAATCGATCCCGAACGTGTGGTAGCTCTAGGTGCCGCCATTCAGGCTGATATTCTGGTTGGCAACAAAAAGGATGGTGAGCTGTTGCTGCTTGATGTGACACCACTCTCTCTTGGTCTGGAGATTATGGGTGGAATGACAGAGGTGGTAATCCCCAGAAATACCACAATACCGGTTGCCAGAGCGCAGGAGTTCACCACTTTCAAGGATGGACAGACAGCAATGTCGATCCATGTTGTTCAGGGTGAGCGTGAGATGGTTGAGGATAACCGTTCGTTGGCCCGTTTTGAGTTGAGAGGCATTCCACCAATGGTGGCTGGGGCGGCCAGGATACGGGTAACTTTTCAGGTTGATGCAGACGGCTTGCTCTCTGTCTCTGCACGAGAAGAGAATAGCGGGGTGGAGGCGGAGATTGAGGTAAAACCATCCTATGGACTAAGCGATGGTGAAGTAGAAGGTATGCTAAAGGATTCTTACCGTTTTGCCGAGGCTGACCGTGATATGAGAATGTTGCGAGAGCAACAGGTGGAAGCTGACAGAACCATTGTCGCATTAGAGGCAGCACTCCAGCAGGATGGTGACTCCTTATTGAGTGGTGATGAGAGGGCCCGACTTGAAGAGTTGATTGCCAGACTGCGTGAAATCTCCTTGGGTGACAATAGAGATGAGATAGAAAAGGCCATTGAGAAAACCAATAGAGAGAGCGAATTTTATGCGGCTCGAAGAATGGATCGCTCAGTTCATGATGCCTTATCTGGAAAAAGTGTGGATGAGATAGGAGAGGGGAAATGACGCAGATAATTGTATTGCCACACGAAGAGCTCTGTCCTGAGGGGGCTGTTATTGAGGCGGAGATTGGAACAACCATACTTGATGCGCTGTTGGAGAATGATGTAGAGCTTGAACATGCTTGTGAAAAAAGCTGTGCCTGTACCACCTGTCACTGTTACGTTCGAGAGGGTGGGGACTCTCTGAATGAGAATGAGGAGGCTGAGGATGATATGCTTGACAAGGCTTGGGGGCTTGACCTTGATTCCAGGTTGAGTTGTCAGGCGGTGGTTGCAGATGAGGATCTGGTGGTTGAGATACCTAAATATACTATTAACATGGTTTCTGAAAACAATTAAGTAGTCGTCTCCAGGTAATCAGCCCGCCTCGTGCCTCGGTTACTTCGTCTCCTGCCTGCGCGGGGATGACCTGATAAGAGCTTCCTGAGCTATTAAATGAGAGTTTTAAGATGAATTTAAGATGGACAGATGTACATGATATTGCCATTGAATTGGATGAGGCCTATCCGGATATGGATCCGATGACGATTAACTTCGTTGATCTGCACCGTTTTGTGTTGGAGCTGGAAGGGTTTTCCGACAACCCTGACCATGGTGGGGAAAAAGTGCTGGAGGCGATTCAGATGTCGTGGATCGAAGAGCGTGATTAGTGGTAAAATCTGCGCTCGGATTTTGAGCTGAATTTTTATGACTGAGGCCCGCATTGATGCGGGTCGATTTTTTATGGAGAAAAGAACCCATGGCGATTGAACGCACTTTTTCGATTATCAAACCAGATGCTGTAGCCAAGAATGTAATTGGCAAGATCTATTCCCGTTTTGAGTCTAACGGTCTGCGTATCGTTGCCTCGAAAATGGTGCATATGACCAAAGAGCAGGCTGGTGGCTTCTATGCTGTGCACAAGGAGCGTCCTTTCTACAATGACCTGGTTGAGTTCATGACTTCTGGCCCTGTAATGGTTCAGGTTCTGGAGGGGGAGGGTGCGATCACCAAGAATCGTGAGATTATGGGGGCTACCAATCCACAGGAGGCGGCTGAAGGCACTATCCGTGCAGACTTTGCCGATACCCTGGACGAGAATGCCGTACATGGTTCCGATGCTCCTGAGACTGCAGCACAGGAGATCGAATATTTCTTCCCAGAGGGAGTCTGTGAACGCACCCGTTAATTTACTGGGGTTAAACCGTACACAACTGGAGGCCTTCTTTGCCGAGCATGGTGAGAAGGCCTTTCGTGCTTCTCAGGTGCTGAAATGGATCCATCAGCAGGGGGTTGCAGATTTTGCTCAAATGACAAATCTGAGCAAAACTCTGCGTGAGAAGCTAACGGATATATCTGTTGTTCAGATTCCAGAGGTTATTGCCGACCGCATCTCTACTGATGGTACTCGCAAGTGGCTACTTGAACTGGAGGACGGGAATTCGGTAGAGACCGTTTTCATCCCGGAGAAGGGGCGTGGTACCTTGTGCATCTCTTCTCAGGTTGGGTGCTCACTTAACTGTACATTCTGTAATACAGCACAACATGGTTACAGCCGTAACCTCTCTTCTGCAGAGATTATTGCGCAACTGTGGGTGGCAGACAGGCTGCTAGGGCGTGAGGGCCCAGGGTCACATCAGCGAGTTATCACCAATGTAGTGTTGATGGGAATGGGGGAGCCGTTGCTGAATTTCGACTCCGTGGTCTCCGCCATGGAGTTGATGAAGGAGGATTTCGCCTATGGACTCTCTCGCAGAAGAATAACCCTTAGCACCTCTGGAGTGGTTCCAATGATGGATCGTCTCAAGGAGACGTGTCATGTCAGTCTTGCAGTCTCGCTCCATGCTACAAATAATAAGCTGAGGGATCAACTTGTCCCCATCAACCGGAAATATCCGTTAGAGGAGTTGATGGATGCATGTAGACGTTATGTCGATGGTTCTCCGAGAAGTCGGGTTACTATCGAGTATATTTTGTTGGGCGGCATTAATGACAGTAGAGAGGATGCAGCGGCACTGGTTTCGCTGTTACGTACAGTGCCTTCCAAGGTTAATCTGATCCCATACAATCCATATCCTGGTGGGCAGTATGAACGTCCATCATCAGAGGCTATTGACAGGTTCCGTTCTGTTCTGATTCAGGCTGGCATTACAACAGTCACCAGAAAAACCAGAGGGGAGGATATTGAGGCGGCATGTGGCCAGTTGGCTGGACAGTTCAAGGATCGAACCAGAAGGTCTGATAATCCTGAACTCCACAGTTGACCGCTACAAATTGTCGCAAGCTAATGACATTAAATATAAATAACAGTATGTGGTTGTTCGCTCCCATCAAGCTTTTTCAGAGGTTCCTCAGGATAATGCAGGCTAAAGTATCTCTGGTTTTGAGGCTGGTTTTTGTCATAATGGTAGCGACTGTTTTATCTTCTTGTGCAACAACCATAAAATCCCAAAAAAAGTCGGCAAAGGTGGCACAATTACAGCTGGAATTGGGGGTTGCTTATATGGAGCAGGGGTATATGGATATGGCTCTGGTTAACCTGGAAAAGGCGCAATCAATCAAGCCGGATGATCCTGAGATACAGTATGCATTGGCACTGTTGTATCTGAAAAAGGGGAGTGAGGAGAGAGCCGAACAGCACTTTATGCGGGCAATGAGAGAGGACAAGCCATATCCGGAGGCACAGAATGGATATGGTGTGTTGCTGTGTCGTCAGGGGCGTCACCGGGAGGCGGCCATCTACTTCGGTATGGCGATCAATAATCCTGACTACAAAACCCCGGATGTTGCTACCAGGAATAGTGAAATTTGTGGAGATGAGATGAAATGAGCGAGAAAAACAAAAATGGTGTGGTTGATCAGGGTGAGTTGTTCGAGAAGCCATTGGGGGAGCGCCTGCGTGAGGCCAGATTGGAGCAGGGGGTCGAGCTGGCTGATGTTTCTCACCAGCTCAAGGTGGAAGAGTCGGTTCTTGTGGCCATTGAAGAGGGAAGAAAGCCACCAAGAGCTCTTCCAGATGTATTTTTCAAAGGATTTATCAGAAACTATGCGCGTTACCTAAAGGTTGAGACAGGTGCAAAAGAGACAAGTGTTAATGTCTCCTCACTAGGTACCACCCCCCCCAGAGAGATTGGCGGAGATAAAGCCGAGAGACCATCTTTTGATCTCGCCTCCAGGCTGGGATCAATTGTTGAGTCGGCAGGTAATTGGGGCAGAAGTTTTGTAAAAGATCCGGTTAATGAAGTAAAAGAGAATCCATTGCCACCCGTTGTCATACTATTGTCATTGGTTCTGGTTTTCTGGCTGTTGTCAGGAGGTGATCCCGCGGATGAGCAGCCTGTAGTGGTTGAATCGGTATCGACAGAAAATATTGAGAGCGGTGGTCCGGAGGCAACGGAAACAGAGGCCGCCAAACCTGTGAAACCAACCAAACCAGCTGTTAATGATGGAGTTGTGACTATTCAGTATATAGATAGTGCATGGACCAGAATTACCGACGGTCTTGGACGGGTATTGGTAAAGAGAAGTCTGGATGCAGGCACTATCAAGGATTTCAAGGGGCCACTGCCTTTGAAGGTTGATTTGGGAGCCAGCAGGGTTGATATTAAATTCAATGGCAAGCCATTCGATTTTCTTAACTACATCAATGATGATGGTACAGTCCAGTTTGTTCTGGAGAGCAATGAGTGACATCGCTCTCTCCTGTGTCACGTAGAGTCTCTCGCAAGATCCACGTGGGTGGAGTTGCGGTTGGTGGTGATGCCCCAATCTCTGTACAGAGCATGACCAACACCAATACATTAGATGTGGAGTCAACGGTTGCCCAGATAGAGGCGTTACAACAGGTGGGGGCTGATATTGTAAGAGTCTCTGTGCCGGATATGGATGCGGCTGAGGCTTTTGGAGTAATAAAACAGAGGGTATCAGTTCCTCTGGTTGCAGATATCCACTTTGATCACAAGATTGCATTGCGTGTTGCTGAACTTGGGGTGGACTGTCTGAGGATTAATCCAGGCAATATAGGCAAGGAGGAGAGGGTACGAGAGGTGGTTGCCTCTGCACGTGATCATGATATTCCGATTCGAATCGGTGTTAATGCCGGTTCCCTGGAAAAAGATCTGCAGAAAAAGTATCGGGAGCCAACTCCGGAGGCAATGGTGGAGTCTGCGTTTCGTCATATAGAGTACCTTGATAAGCTCGATTTCCAGGACTTCAAGATAAGTCTGAAGGCCTCGGATGTTTTTATGACTGTGTCAGCATACCGATTGCTGGCAGATCAGATTACACAACCGCTCCACCTCGGAATTACAGAAGCGGGTGGTTTGCGTAGTGGGGCAGTCAAGTCCTCGATAGGGCTTGGATTACTGCTGTCCGAGGGTATTGGAGACACAATTAGGGTCTCCCTGGCGGCGGATCCGGTTGAAGAGATAAAGGTAGGTTTTGATATTTTGAAGAGCCTTCATCTGCGTAGCAAAGGGGTAAACCTTATTGCCTGCCCATCATGTTCACGGCAAAATTTTGATGTCATTGATACTGTAAACAGGCTGGAGGAGCGTCTGGAGGATGTGATTGAGCCGATCAATGTGGCAGTAATAGGATGTGTAGTTAATGGGCCCGGTGAGGCCAAAGAGGTACAGGTTGCAGTAACCGGAGGTGATCCAAATCTGATCTACCTGAATGGTATTCCTGACCATAAGGCTGGTAACGAGGAGCTGGTTGATGTGTTGGAGCGTCAAATCCGGGAACAACTTGGTAACAATTAGGTGAGTAGTAACCGATGAGCAATAAAATACAGTCTATTCGAGGGATGAACGATCTGTTGCCCGAGAACTCTCCACTTTGGCAGTTTGTAGAAGGGGTGATGCGTAGTACGCTAAAAGAGTATGGCTACCAGGAGATTCGTATGCCAATTGTTGAAAAGACGGAACTTTTCAAGCGTTCAATTGGTGAGGTTACTGATATTGTGGAAAAGGAGATGTACACTTTTGAAGATCGCAATGGTGACAGCCTTACCTTGAGGCCTGAAGGAACTGCAGGGTGTGTACGTGCGGTAATAGAGAATAGTCTGCTCAGGGGGCAGGCACAGCGTCTCTGGTATATGGGCCCAATGTTTCGTCATGAACGCCCTCAGCGTGGACGTTATCGTCAGTTTCATCAGATGGGGGTAGAGGTATTTGGCCTTGAAGGGCCAGATGTGGATGCTGAACTGATCGCGATCTCAGCACGAATCTGGCAACAGTTGGGGATAGATAGCGTAACCTTGCAGGTCAACTCATTGGGGTCCGCACACTCCCGTGAGCGCTACAGGAATATCCTGGTTGAATACTTCAAAGGGCATCAGGATAAACTTGATAAAGATAGTCTGCGCAGGCTGGAGAGTAATCCACTGCGTATTCTAGATAGTAAAAATCCGGAAATGCAGAGTGTTATTGAACAGGCTCCGGTACTTGAGGATTCTCTGGACGAGGAGGATCTTCTCCATTTTGAACAACTAAAAACAACACTGGACAGCATGAATATCGGTTATGAGGTTAATCCACGGCTGGTGCGAGGGTTGGATTATTACGGTAGAACAGTTTTTGAGTGGGTTACAGACCTACTTGGTGCTCAGGGGACAATCTGTGCAGGTGGTCGTTATGATGGGTTGGTGGAACAGATTGGAGGCAAGGCAACAACAGCAGTAGGCTTTGCGATAGGTCTGGAGCGTCTGGTTGAGTTGATGAGGGAGCAGTCACTATCTTTTGGCGAAGAGAAACCGCATGCATATCTGGTCCTGGCCGGGGAGCAGGCAACATCAGTCGGGCTGGGTGTTGCAGAGATGATCAGAAGTGCAGTCCCGGGTTTGAGATTGATAACCAACCTTGGTGGAGGAAGTTTCAAGACCCAGTTTAAGCGCGCAGATCGATCTGGTGCTCGTCTCGCACTGGTTATTGGTGATGATGAGGCAGC
Encoded here:
- a CDS encoding IscS subfamily cysteine desulfurase encodes the protein MTQSNNQSSSRPIYLDNSATTPVDPRVAEVMVQYLTADTKFGNPASKSHVYGWEAEDAVESAREDVAQLIGADPKEIIWTSGATESDNLAIKGIAHFYHKKGKHIVTSSIEHKAVLDSCRQLEREGYEITYLQPESDGLIDISRLEAALRDDTILVSIMHVNNEIGVVQDLEAIGKLTRERKIFFHSDAAQSAGKVEIDVNRMNIDLMSFSAHKVYGPKGVGALYVRRKPRVRLEAQMHGGGHERGMRSGTLAVHQIAGMGEAFRIAKEEMAEESVRLEALRDRFLDGIKEMEEVYVNGDLKNRVPGNINVSFNFVEGESLMMALNRLAVSSGSACTSASLEPSYVLRAIGRNDELAHSSIRFTFGRFTTEDEVDEAVSLAVHHVNKLRELSPLWDMYKDGIDLSTVQWAAH
- the iscA gene encoding iron-sulfur cluster assembly protein IscA yields the protein MAITMTSAAAERVKSFLDNRGQGVGLRLGVKTSGCSGMAYVLEFVDEVEDDDQIFELDGVKIIVDPKSMVYLDGTELDYGKEGLNEGFQFNNPNVKNSCGCGESFNV
- the hscB gene encoding Fe-S protein assembly co-chaperone HscB, which gives rise to MSLMDLTTNYFELFGIPVSYSVDKGRLAESYRELQQLFHPDRFASSSAQERRLSLQMASRINEGNRVLRDPIERARYLLELNEVDLGTDGETLRDNQFLLEQMELREELDEIQHGSDPGSALDRFVMQMDERIREQGEQFTRQWESSHEEARQTIQRMQFFSRLYHQAETMLDDLI
- the hscA gene encoding Fe-S protein assembly chaperone HscA; translated protein: MALLQISEPGQSSAPHQHHLAAGIDLGTTNSLVASVRSGSAETLPDDNGEHMLPSVVRYHAGSKAPTVGYLARESAVDDPINTLVSIKRIMGKSVEELKDVSRQYPYSFIETQSSVPRIKTAAGAVSPIEVSAEILSVLNRRAESTLGSDLEGVVITVPAYFDDAQRQATKDAAKLAGLNVLRLLNEPTAAAVAYGLDSQPEGIHAVYDFGGGTFDISILRLTRGVFEVLSTGGDAVLGGDDMDHLVAEWMSREAGDETLSLQYLLTEARNAKEALTKSEEVELTLQHGNSAVWQGVLTREQFDELVAPVVKKTMRIVRRAIRDAGVERDEINEIVLVGGSTRVPLVRKEMETFFEQTPLQGIDPERVVALGAAIQADILVGNKKDGELLLLDVTPLSLGLEIMGGMTEVVIPRNTTIPVARAQEFTTFKDGQTAMSIHVVQGEREMVEDNRSLARFELRGIPPMVAGAARIRVTFQVDADGLLSVSAREENSGVEAEIEVKPSYGLSDGEVEGMLKDSYRFAEADRDMRMLREQQVEADRTIVALEAALQQDGDSLLSGDERARLEELIARLREISLGDNRDEIEKAIEKTNRESEFYAARRMDRSVHDALSGKSVDEIGEGK
- the fdx gene encoding ISC system 2Fe-2S type ferredoxin, whose protein sequence is MTQIIVLPHEELCPEGAVIEAEIGTTILDALLENDVELEHACEKSCACTTCHCYVREGGDSLNENEEAEDDMLDKAWGLDLDSRLSCQAVVADEDLVVEIPKYTINMVSENN
- the iscX gene encoding Fe-S cluster assembly protein IscX, producing the protein MNLRWTDVHDIAIELDEAYPDMDPMTINFVDLHRFVLELEGFSDNPDHGGEKVLEAIQMSWIEERD
- the ndk gene encoding nucleoside-diphosphate kinase, which translates into the protein MAIERTFSIIKPDAVAKNVIGKIYSRFESNGLRIVASKMVHMTKEQAGGFYAVHKERPFYNDLVEFMTSGPVMVQVLEGEGAITKNREIMGATNPQEAAEGTIRADFADTLDENAVHGSDAPETAAQEIEYFFPEGVCERTR
- the rlmN gene encoding 23S rRNA (adenine(2503)-C(2))-methyltransferase RlmN — translated: MLLRLQHRRSNISSQRESVNAPVNLLGLNRTQLEAFFAEHGEKAFRASQVLKWIHQQGVADFAQMTNLSKTLREKLTDISVVQIPEVIADRISTDGTRKWLLELEDGNSVETVFIPEKGRGTLCISSQVGCSLNCTFCNTAQHGYSRNLSSAEIIAQLWVADRLLGREGPGSHQRVITNVVLMGMGEPLLNFDSVVSAMELMKEDFAYGLSRRRITLSTSGVVPMMDRLKETCHVSLAVSLHATNNKLRDQLVPINRKYPLEELMDACRRYVDGSPRSRVTIEYILLGGINDSREDAAALVSLLRTVPSKVNLIPYNPYPGGQYERPSSEAIDRFRSVLIQAGITTVTRKTRGEDIEAACGQLAGQFKDRTRRSDNPELHS
- a CDS encoding tetratricopeptide repeat protein — protein: MQAKVSLVLRLVFVIMVATVLSSCATTIKSQKKSAKVAQLQLELGVAYMEQGYMDMALVNLEKAQSIKPDDPEIQYALALLYLKKGSEERAEQHFMRAMREDKPYPEAQNGYGVLLCRQGRHREAAIYFGMAINNPDYKTPDVATRNSEICGDEMK
- a CDS encoding helix-turn-helix domain-containing protein; the protein is MSEKNKNGVVDQGELFEKPLGERLREARLEQGVELADVSHQLKVEESVLVAIEEGRKPPRALPDVFFKGFIRNYARYLKVETGAKETSVNVSSLGTTPPREIGGDKAERPSFDLASRLGSIVESAGNWGRSFVKDPVNEVKENPLPPVVILLSLVLVFWLLSGGDPADEQPVVVESVSTENIESGGPEATETEAAKPVKPTKPAVNDGVVTIQYIDSAWTRITDGLGRVLVKRSLDAGTIKDFKGPLPLKVDLGASRVDIKFNGKPFDFLNYINDDGTVQFVLESNE
- the ispG gene encoding flavodoxin-dependent (E)-4-hydroxy-3-methylbut-2-enyl-diphosphate synthase → MTSLSPVSRRVSRKIHVGGVAVGGDAPISVQSMTNTNTLDVESTVAQIEALQQVGADIVRVSVPDMDAAEAFGVIKQRVSVPLVADIHFDHKIALRVAELGVDCLRINPGNIGKEERVREVVASARDHDIPIRIGVNAGSLEKDLQKKYREPTPEAMVESAFRHIEYLDKLDFQDFKISLKASDVFMTVSAYRLLADQITQPLHLGITEAGGLRSGAVKSSIGLGLLLSEGIGDTIRVSLAADPVEEIKVGFDILKSLHLRSKGVNLIACPSCSRQNFDVIDTVNRLEERLEDVIEPINVAVIGCVVNGPGEAKEVQVAVTGGDPNLIYLNGIPDHKAGNEELVDVLERQIREQLGNN
- the hisS gene encoding histidine--tRNA ligase; translated protein: MSNKIQSIRGMNDLLPENSPLWQFVEGVMRSTLKEYGYQEIRMPIVEKTELFKRSIGEVTDIVEKEMYTFEDRNGDSLTLRPEGTAGCVRAVIENSLLRGQAQRLWYMGPMFRHERPQRGRYRQFHQMGVEVFGLEGPDVDAELIAISARIWQQLGIDSVTLQVNSLGSAHSRERYRNILVEYFKGHQDKLDKDSLRRLESNPLRILDSKNPEMQSVIEQAPVLEDSLDEEDLLHFEQLKTTLDSMNIGYEVNPRLVRGLDYYGRTVFEWVTDLLGAQGTICAGGRYDGLVEQIGGKATTAVGFAIGLERLVELMREQSLSFGEEKPHAYLVLAGEQATSVGLGVAEMIRSAVPGLRLITNLGGGSFKTQFKRADRSGARLALVIGDDEAASGMVTIKDLHGKSEQQTVSVDDVANILSRYN